A stretch of the Archangium violaceum genome encodes the following:
- a CDS encoding tetratricopeptide repeat protein: MPKWMIGAENGYSYRLGMAHAVLAKVMTNLGEPREAEPYARKACELLTPYGNELLHARAHLSAVLLAQGRAAEAREAAEHGVRELEQMRNSGVYAVAMRLALARACFAQGDVSAGEAALRKALQCVWERASDIPDPTLRERFLHQVPENARTLELAHQRWGELPE; this comes from the coding sequence GTGCCCAAGTGGATGATTGGCGCGGAGAACGGTTACTCCTACAGACTGGGCATGGCCCACGCCGTGCTGGCCAAGGTGATGACGAACCTTGGTGAGCCGCGCGAGGCCGAGCCGTACGCGCGCAAGGCCTGTGAGTTGCTGACTCCGTATGGGAACGAGTTGCTCCACGCCCGCGCGCACCTCAGCGCCGTACTTCTCGCCCAGGGACGCGCGGCGGAGGCTCGGGAGGCGGCGGAGCACGGTGTGCGAGAGTTGGAGCAGATGAGAAACTCGGGCGTGTACGCAGTCGCCATGCGACTGGCGCTGGCGCGGGCCTGCTTCGCGCAAGGAGACGTCAGCGCGGGAGAGGCCGCCCTGCGCAAGGCCCTCCAGTGTGTGTGGGAACGGGCCAGCGACATCCCCGACCCCACCCTTCGCGAGCGCTTCCTACACCAGGTGCCCGAGAACGCCCGCACCCTCGAGCTGGCCCACCAGCGCTGGGGCGAGCTCCCGGAGTAG
- a CDS encoding DUF3574 domain-containing protein: MKTLPVLPRKPASLHLPLLLALGLTVTACGNEDACAVGSELHRTELFFGLDRENAEPVSEAEWQDFVDTSVTPRFKDGLTMFDADGQYQMDNGELIHENSKVIVLLHDGAPERSTDIDTIREEYKRRFDQESVLRVDTLSCVAF, translated from the coding sequence ATGAAAACCCTACCCGTGCTCCCGAGAAAGCCCGCCTCCCTCCACCTGCCCCTCCTGCTGGCCCTGGGATTGACCGTCACGGCCTGCGGAAACGAGGATGCCTGTGCCGTGGGCTCGGAGCTTCACCGGACGGAGCTGTTCTTCGGCCTCGACCGGGAGAACGCCGAGCCCGTCAGCGAAGCCGAGTGGCAGGACTTCGTCGATACCTCCGTCACGCCCCGGTTCAAGGACGGGCTGACGATGTTCGACGCGGATGGCCAGTACCAGATGGACAACGGGGAGCTCATCCACGAGAACAGCAAGGTCATCGTCCTGCTCCACGATGGCGCCCCCGAGCGCTCGACGGACATCGACACCATCCGCGAGGAGTACAAGCGGCGCTTCGACCAGGAGTCCGTGCTCCGCGTCGACACCCTCTCCTGCGTAGCCTTCTGA
- a CDS encoding Uma2 family endonuclease translates to MGKAKKPATYEDLEALPVGWVGEILSDELVASPRPAMPHARVVWALGALLGPAFDLGQSGIRGGWWLLHEPELHLGRDIVVPDLAGWRRERVPVPSFMNEPFSTVAPDWACEVLSPSTEDVDRKRKLPLYHREGVIHVWLIDPSTRTLEVYRRQERDWLRVASHRGDGEVLAEPFDALPLKLGSLWWPRAGATQAPVPSP, encoded by the coding sequence ATGGGGAAGGCGAAGAAGCCGGCGACGTACGAGGACCTCGAGGCACTGCCGGTCGGGTGGGTGGGGGAGATCCTGAGCGACGAACTGGTTGCCTCACCGCGACCCGCCATGCCCCATGCTCGGGTGGTCTGGGCCCTCGGTGCCCTGCTGGGCCCCGCTTTCGACCTGGGGCAGTCCGGGATTCGCGGCGGATGGTGGCTTCTCCATGAGCCGGAGCTTCATCTCGGCCGGGATATCGTGGTGCCGGACCTCGCGGGTTGGCGCCGGGAGCGGGTGCCCGTCCCTTCGTTCATGAACGAGCCCTTTTCGACGGTGGCTCCGGACTGGGCGTGCGAGGTGCTCTCTCCCTCGACCGAGGACGTCGACAGGAAACGCAAGCTTCCGCTCTACCACCGGGAAGGTGTGATCCATGTCTGGCTCATCGACCCGTCGACGCGCACCTTGGAGGTATACCGCCGGCAGGAGCGGGATTGGCTGCGAGTGGCCAGTCACCGGGGCGACGGGGAGGTACTCGCTGAGCCGTTCGACGCGCTCCCGTTGAAGCTGGGCTCACTGTGGTGGCCCCGAGCCGGAGCCACACAGGCCCCGGTACCCTCACCCTGA